CTGTTGAGTATCATCAGTTGCAGTATTCGATGCTATAGGCAGGGTGGCAAGGCGCTTGCCCATGACGATCGGCACAATTAGACTAGAGCGCACCTGAAATTGCGTCATCAGGTCAACATAACTCTGAGGCAGCCCTGCACGATAGATATCGTTAATCACTCGTGAATGACCATTGCGGTAAGCAGAGAACCAATAGGGGTCAAAGCAACTGCACGGGATGGCATGACCAGTCATCGACTCCCATGCTGGCAAGACAGACTCCATGGCAATAATACCCTCTGTAACAGGGTTGTACTGGTCAGCAGGGTTACTAACATCAAAGCGACAGATGATGGTGCGATCAGCATTGAGTAAGCGTCGGACTTCCGAAACTGTAGTGGAGAGGATAGTGTGCAAGTCTAGAGACTGGTGAATCTGCATGGTCGTTGCTGCTAAGAGGCGATCGCATTTCGCTTGTTCCTCTAGTTGGGCTGTGCGCTCCTGCACTAGGCGCTCTAGCTCTAGGGCGCGGTGTTGTAAGACATGCAAACGATCGACCTTGAGCTGTTGCATAGATTGTTGAACTTGCCGACCGGATTGATATCGTTCTGTTGGATCACTAGCTCGCAAAATATCCATATCGGAGATGACACCCAACAGCACACCATCACCATTGACGATTGGTAAGCAGGGTAGCTGCTGCTGACGCATTTCTTGATGGGCAAGCCAAAGCGAATTAGCAGTCCGTAGCTGAACTGTCAGAGGGTGCATTACAGCTTCTACAGTGCTTTTTAGGGGTAGCCCACAGGCGCGAAACCTAACAATGTCTTGCGAAGTAACAATCCCAATTGGTGAGCGATCGCCATTAGGTTTGCTAGATACAACCACGACCCCATTTAGGCGCTGGTCTGTCATTAATTGGGTCAGGTCAATAATTGCAGTATCTATACCTACAGCCACAAACTGAGTTGTCATCACATCCCCAACATGACGCAACTTCTCTAGGTTAGACAGGGGTAACGCCCGCTGAATGCTTGCAGGGGTAATCACACCAATGGGAGCTTCCTGTTGGTTAACCACAGGCAAATGCCGGACTTGCTGTTGATAAAACACTGATGGCGTTTTGCAGAGATGATCCAAGTCTGCTTCTGCCAAGGTGATGACAGGATGAGTCATTGCGTCCTTAGCAACTACGTCTTCTAGTGAGGTATGGTGACTAATTAGCCGCACTACATCCCATGCAGTCAAAATTCCTACCAGGGCATCATGATTCACCACGAGTACACAACTTGCTAGCACGCCCTCATCAGCATTCGCCATCTGAGTAACCGTGTCTATCAGAGGAGTATCTGGCGTAACCGTGAGAAACTGCTGGTTAATCAACGCTCTTGAGTAGTTGCAAAGAGAACTAGGATCTGAGCCGGATAGTGTAAACCGATACACGAGCAACCCCCCAAACTAGTTAAGCGCATCATGGGCAATGTGACAGCATTGCCACAAGTCCTAGCATTCCCAACCGATTGTTGCATTATCACTCGCGATACAACAAACAACACCTAGGGGCAATGAGAGCTATGGAGAGTAGGCATTTAAACCAGCTCGGAGCTTAGTCTCACACTAGATGGACATCAACATGCTCTTTTAGAAATTCTTAATACAAACTTAATGTGTCTTAAATTTTCTTTACAGAAAAAGTAACGATGGTTACGGAATGTTACGGTTCGTATCATTGGAACCCGTCTAGACGACTCTGTCTAGACCACTGTGTTGCCCTTGGGTTGGATATGTCCATATCATCCCAACAAGATGAAGCCTATAACTTTCGGTTGTATATCGCCGGAATTGATGAGCCAAAATCTACTCGTGCGATCAACAATTTTTATCGCATGACTGAACGTATTGCCGGTAACTGCGACGTTGATATTGTAGATATTTATACCAATATAGAACTGACCGAGGTAGATCGAGTCAGTGCTACACCTACGCTGATAAAACTATCTCCACCGCCTGTTCAGCGATTTGTTGGGGATTTATCAAACATTGACCAGGTGTTGATGACGTTACGTATAAAGTTCGATCGCTAACTACTTCCTAGTCAGGAATTTCCATTTGCGGTAGAGCTATTATTAGCTTGAGCTGCAAACTTCTCTACGAGGCGTTGTTGGGGAGCACCAATGGCAATACCCTCACGTTGGAAGGCCATGTGAATACGTCGCCGAAATTCTCGACCGACAGCCCATTGTTGCAGAGGTTGGGTTTTGATCCACACCCGAATCAAAATACCCGTGTGAGCCAAGCGATCGACCCCCAGTACCTCTGGTGCCTCCACAAATAGTTCGTGCCAGTCAGGGTCAACATATAGGTCATGCCCTACCTGGCGAGTAACATCTAGAACGTGGTTAACGTCAGAATCGTAGGCCACTTCAATAGTGAAATCAACCCGTGACCAACTTCGAGTTAGATTTTCTACCTGAGCGATCGTACTGTTAGGTATAGTAATCAAGCGTCCTTCAGCATTACGAATCTGGGTAATGCGGAGATTCATGTTTTCTACAAGTCCATCCAGATTGCCAACCGCAATCACATCGCCAATGGCATATTGGTCTTCTAACAGAATCAGGCAGCCATTAACTAAGTCTTTGACCAGGCTTTGAGAACCAAAGGAGATAGCAATACCCAAAATGGCTCCAAATGCCAGTACTGAACTAGTGGGCACTCGCAAGACGTGTAAAATGTTAACAATGCCAATGGTGTAGACTAAGAAGGTTTTTAGTCCTTTCAATGCACGAATAGTTGTGGAGATTCGTAGCGATCGCCGTTGAGCACTGTCAACAGAAAAG
The DNA window shown above is from Cyanobacteriota bacterium and carries:
- a CDS encoding circadian clock KaiB family protein, with translation MSISSQQDEAYNFRLYIAGIDEPKSTRAINNFYRMTERIAGNCDVDIVDIYTNIELTEVDRVSATPTLIKLSPPPVQRFVGDLSNIDQVLMTLRIKFDR